In a genomic window of Gloeocapsopsis dulcis:
- the tatC gene encoding twin-arginine translocase subunit TatC has protein sequence MPDPTTDLEQETKPETDKQDSEEYHNELPDEVEMSLFDHLEELRQRIFYSLIAVIFGVIGCFVAVKPIVQLLEVPAQGVKFLQLAPGEYFFVSLKVAGYSGLVLASPFVLYQIIQFVLPGLTRRERRLVAPIVLGSTVLFAAGLVFAYLALIPAALNFFINYGADVVEQLWSIDRYFEFVLLLLFSTGLAFQIPVIQLLLGALGIISSQQMLSGWRFVILGGVILGAVLTPSTDPLTQSLLAGAVLGLYFGGIGAVKLIGK, from the coding sequence ATGCCCGATCCAACGACTGACTTAGAACAGGAAACCAAGCCTGAGACAGACAAGCAGGATTCGGAAGAGTACCACAATGAGTTGCCCGATGAAGTAGAAATGTCGTTGTTCGATCACTTGGAGGAGTTACGACAGCGGATTTTTTATTCTTTAATCGCAGTAATATTTGGTGTGATCGGCTGCTTTGTCGCTGTTAAGCCGATTGTTCAGCTACTTGAAGTTCCGGCGCAAGGAGTGAAGTTTCTGCAGCTAGCGCCAGGAGAATACTTTTTTGTCTCGCTCAAAGTGGCAGGATATAGCGGATTGGTACTAGCTAGCCCGTTTGTGCTTTATCAGATTATTCAGTTTGTTCTACCAGGGCTAACGCGCCGCGAACGCCGCTTAGTTGCACCAATTGTTTTGGGTTCGACAGTGTTGTTTGCTGCTGGATTAGTGTTTGCTTATCTAGCCCTGATTCCTGCTGCATTGAACTTTTTCATTAACTATGGTGCTGATGTCGTTGAACAACTGTGGTCGATTGACCGCTACTTTGAGTTTGTGCTGCTACTATTGTTTAGCACTGGTTTAGCTTTCCAAATTCCTGTCATTCAACTGTTACTGGGGGCATTAGGCATTATTTCTTCCCAGCAAATGCTGTCAGGTTGGCGCTTTGTTATTTTAGGCGGAGTCATCTTAGGCGCAGTCTTAACCCCCTCAACTGATCCTCTGACACAAAGCTTATTGGCGGGTGCAGTATTAGGGCTTTACTTTGGTGGCATTGGTGCTGTTAAGTTAATTGGTAAATGA
- a CDS encoding Precorrin-3B methylase has translation MPKKDKDTPLSQEALVKEVCRRIRVARSYWDAHNNAACRHERDRALQLYNTLTPEQKEQIPQVLRVWLRYRSEKYFGAHRTPPQSKSKRSRK, from the coding sequence ATGCCTAAAAAAGATAAAGATACTCCACTTAGCCAGGAAGCTCTTGTCAAAGAAGTTTGTCGTCGGATTCGTGTAGCGAGGAGTTATTGGGATGCACACAACAATGCAGCTTGTCGTCACGAACGCGATCGCGCTTTGCAACTCTACAATACTTTAACCCCAGAGCAAAAGGAGCAAATTCCTCAAGTATTGAGAGTTTGGCTGCGTTACCGTAGTGAAAAGTACTTCGGCGCACACAGAACTCCACCACAAAGTAAGTCAAAGCGGAGTCGGAAGTAG
- a CDS encoding TetR/AcrR family transcriptional regulator, protein MNKQIMDYDAVTQSPRTKRVAKSVRQIRDAEITQQQILDAAETEFAKHGLHGARLSAIADRAKITTAMIHYYFDNKEGLYKAVLQRPIDEVHSMVNQLELDDLSPEDALKQVIRTAIAYEANNPHRQMLWFQEASQNQGLYFKQANVSILHKYLLSILERGMAEGCFRMLDPFLALTHILSVCIFYFTVQENWKHLTPEVDRLSSEMVEKHTQAAIEFILAAVRKTP, encoded by the coding sequence ATGAACAAGCAAATAATGGATTATGATGCTGTGACGCAGTCACCTAGAACTAAGCGCGTTGCTAAATCTGTTCGCCAGATACGGGATGCTGAGATAACACAGCAACAAATTCTTGATGCAGCAGAAACCGAGTTTGCTAAGCATGGTTTACACGGTGCGCGGTTGAGTGCGATCGCAGATCGTGCCAAGATTACAACTGCAATGATTCACTACTACTTTGATAACAAAGAGGGATTATATAAAGCAGTTTTGCAGCGTCCGATTGATGAAGTTCACTCGATGGTTAATCAACTTGAGCTTGACGACTTATCACCAGAAGACGCCCTTAAGCAAGTCATTCGTACTGCGATCGCCTACGAAGCTAATAATCCTCACCGCCAAATGCTGTGGTTTCAAGAAGCAAGTCAAAATCAGGGTTTGTATTTCAAGCAGGCTAACGTGTCGATTTTGCATAAGTATCTACTGAGTATCCTCGAACGTGGCATGGCAGAAGGGTGTTTTCGGATGCTTGATCCCTTTTTAGCACTGACTCACATCTTAAGTGTTTGTATTTTCTACTTCACAGTGCAAGAAAACTGGAAGCACTTGACTCCAGAGGTTGATCGCCTTAGTTCAGAAATGGTAGAAAAGCATACTCAAGCAGCAATTGAATTTATTTTGGCAGCGGTAAGAAAAACGCCATAA
- a CDS encoding Rieske 2Fe-2S domain-containing protein, whose product MTMLQGAPWLLAHRSMLKLSQPMKISLYGNDYVLWQDSTGTISCLPNACPHMGAMLSEGWCVAKSDGSSTIACPFHALEFHSTGCTVLPGANKPTRSLIQPLELIIQEDFIWTYGGQEPKIPIPTILNQIAGEYEFIGYTGELSVKTNLLSMLLNMHDYNHQNGTHRPLFEIEEVQFKQFLDNGHHSHAYLDMPRTQPKLRDLLKNPTLLVLPKVLQVHLENCFPCLVIVHAESLIASIRECHVFVPEASNVTRTYVLMFANIHNPLAHLIKKNFLPLAEIVVKQDADILSKLYTNTPQYIKLNNEVGMDWVRRNFESFPTVVEPNLSRC is encoded by the coding sequence ATGACTATGCTACAAGGCGCACCTTGGCTGTTGGCACATCGCTCCATGCTTAAGCTAAGTCAGCCGATGAAAATTTCGCTCTATGGTAACGATTATGTTCTCTGGCAGGATAGTACAGGCACAATAAGTTGCTTACCAAATGCCTGCCCGCATATGGGAGCAATGCTGTCTGAAGGATGGTGTGTCGCCAAATCTGATGGTAGTAGTACGATAGCTTGTCCATTTCATGCGTTAGAGTTTCATAGCACAGGCTGCACAGTTTTACCAGGTGCTAACAAGCCTACAAGATCTTTAATACAGCCACTAGAGCTAATTATTCAAGAAGACTTTATCTGGACATACGGTGGACAAGAACCTAAAATTCCTATTCCAACCATCCTAAATCAAATAGCAGGCGAATATGAATTTATTGGCTACACAGGAGAGTTGAGTGTTAAAACAAACCTCCTCAGTATGCTGCTTAATATGCACGATTATAACCATCAAAACGGCACACATCGTCCGTTATTTGAGATTGAAGAAGTACAGTTTAAGCAGTTTCTTGACAACGGGCATCACTCTCACGCTTATTTGGATATGCCTCGAACTCAACCCAAACTACGCGATCTTCTCAAAAATCCTACACTTCTTGTGCTACCAAAGGTACTTCAGGTTCATTTAGAAAACTGTTTCCCTTGTTTAGTCATTGTCCACGCAGAGAGTCTTATTGCAAGTATTAGAGAGTGTCACGTATTTGTTCCTGAAGCCTCAAACGTGACTCGCACTTACGTTCTCATGTTTGCAAACATTCACAATCCTTTGGCACATCTCATCAAGAAGAACTTCTTGCCATTGGCTGAAATCGTTGTCAAGCAGGATGCTGATATTTTAAGTAAGCTTTATACAAATACACCGCAGTATATTAAGCTTAACAATGAAGTAGGAATGGATTGGGTACGCAGAAATTTTGAGAGCTTCCCTACAGTAGTAGAACCAAATCTGTCGCGATGCTGA
- a CDS encoding AAA-like domain-containing protein — MLTHTGLQKLYAQIERLATEDGEKITPRRIAEKTQLIEPQGLNAATVRKILQAQTGVDQESIRLVFQALNLTLESLDFSFFHHIRNHQAMPVAINHQQVLDRTAVFLSHSVNRDRYRDAQRAKFKIDIPQYPGSPLPLDSKFYVERLAIQTQAYRELRQPGSLIWIKAPQKMGKSSLLLRILHQAKQIDYHTVHLDFQQADQNILSNLDRLLRWMCKTISLQLQMECCLERYWDYELGCKVSFIIYLHHLLEQINQPLVLSLNEMNRLFEYPDVYREFLPLLRSLNEEARYDQVLQKLRLVLVSSIDTSISLNCEQLPFNMGLTLRLSEFSIEEVQRLALAYQLPWENSSLIEQLMDWVGGHPFLIQLAFYHLTTSTPSALTDKIFTYQVQQLLREATTLAGNYQNHLRHIWLALQADTSLLLTIEQLINSQEAIVVDSSIAYKLESLGIIKLEGDCATLRCRLYYNYFKKKNLNFLKSID; from the coding sequence GTGCTCACGCACACAGGATTACAAAAGCTGTATGCTCAAATCGAGCGGCTTGCGACTGAAGATGGCGAAAAGATAACGCCGCGCCGAATTGCAGAAAAAACACAACTCATTGAACCTCAAGGATTAAATGCTGCTACTGTGCGCAAAATCTTGCAAGCGCAAACTGGTGTCGATCAAGAGTCTATTCGCTTGGTTTTTCAAGCCCTGAATTTAACACTAGAGAGTTTAGACTTTAGCTTTTTTCATCATATTCGCAATCATCAGGCTATGCCTGTGGCAATCAACCACCAACAAGTTTTGGATCGTACTGCAGTATTTTTATCTCATTCCGTTAATCGCGATCGCTATAGAGACGCACAACGAGCAAAATTCAAAATTGACATACCTCAGTATCCAGGTAGTCCTTTGCCCTTAGACTCTAAATTCTATGTTGAGCGTTTGGCGATCCAAACTCAAGCTTATAGGGAACTGCGCCAGCCTGGAAGCCTGATATGGATCAAAGCCCCCCAAAAGATGGGTAAAAGTTCTCTGTTATTGCGGATTCTACATCAAGCTAAGCAGATCGATTACCATACAGTTCACCTTGATTTTCAACAAGCTGATCAAAACATTCTGTCAAATTTAGACAGGTTGTTGCGTTGGATGTGCAAAACCATCAGTTTGCAACTGCAAATGGAATGCTGCTTGGAGCGTTACTGGGACTACGAACTCGGTTGTAAAGTTAGTTTCATTATTTACTTGCATCATCTCTTAGAGCAAATCAATCAGCCGTTGGTTTTATCTTTGAACGAAATGAATCGTTTATTTGAATATCCTGATGTTTATCGCGAGTTCTTACCTTTGCTGCGATCGTTGAATGAAGAAGCTAGGTACGATCAAGTCCTACAAAAGTTGCGACTGGTTTTGGTGTCCTCAATAGATACATCTATTTCCCTCAATTGCGAGCAGCTACCATTTAATATGGGGCTTACACTTCGTCTTTCCGAGTTTAGTATTGAGGAAGTGCAACGGCTAGCTTTAGCCTATCAATTGCCTTGGGAAAATTCCTCTCTCATCGAGCAACTTATGGATTGGGTGGGAGGACATCCCTTCCTGATCCAACTTGCTTTCTACCACCTCACGACTTCTACTCCTTCAGCATTAACCGATAAAATTTTTACTTACCAAGTACAGCAATTGCTCCGAGAAGCAACAACGTTAGCAGGAAATTACCAGAATCATTTACGACATATTTGGCTAGCTCTTCAAGCAGACACTTCATTACTATTAACTATCGAGCAATTGATAAACTCTCAAGAGGCAATTGTTGTTGACTCTAGCATTGCGTACAAGCTAGAAAGCTTAGGAATTATAAAATTGGAGGGTGATTGTGCAACCCTACGTTGTCGTTTATATTACAACTACTTTAAAAAGAAAAATTTAAACTTTCTCAAGAGCATTGATTAA
- a CDS encoding DUF3288 family protein, producing MTELKNKDQQHPLYNQDRALINSLMTAAPTDLNLAELARMRIRYNGFPGARDLQADLDRVMQTWNLTEAELFEKTRQLHASKSAYVSHGNKSETEDWS from the coding sequence ATGACAGAATTAAAAAACAAAGACCAACAGCATCCGCTCTATAATCAAGACCGCGCCCTAATTAATTCTTTAATGACTGCAGCGCCGACTGATTTGAATCTAGCCGAACTAGCACGAATGCGTATTCGTTACAATGGCTTTCCTGGTGCGCGAGATCTCCAAGCTGACTTGGATCGAGTTATGCAAACATGGAATTTAACCGAAGCAGAACTTTTTGAAAAGACTCGTCAGCTTCACGCCAGTAAGTCAGCCTACGTCAGTCATGGCAACAAAAGCGAGACAGAAGACTGGAGTTAA
- a CDS encoding MlaD family protein: MQRSRSVREGSVGLLLLLGVGLFIGLVLWLRGVTLGRRSYSAVIEFANVGGMQEGGVVRYRGVNVGNISAIRPGSNGVEVSVEIAPANLIIPRDVQIAANQSGLISEVSIDITPQRTLPTDAVTALPLDPNCDRTLIVCHDARLQGEIGISLDQLISSTTRFTTAYSDPNFVNTVNEATKNASQAAAGVAQLTRELSGLTRATQQQIGSLSATANSVQRAADEITASTTRTAAQFGATADQIRLTTTQVNRLVTNLDNLVTTNRTTLVRVLENIDQSSEQLRLTVGALSPTVDRFTQGELIQNLETLSANAAQASANLRDISAALNTPTNVLVLQQTLDSARVTFENTQKITSDLDELTGDPAFRENVRRLINGLSGLVSSADQLQQQIEVAQTLDSVSNTMKSAKLTNPDLTKNEVQVDNSTVAALQRLEDLLERSPDAAKTAGTQALPNSQDFDSLESSLELSVE; encoded by the coding sequence ATGCAGCGATCGCGTTCAGTTCGAGAAGGTTCTGTAGGGTTGTTATTACTCCTAGGAGTAGGTTTATTTATTGGTTTAGTTTTGTGGCTACGGGGAGTCACGCTTGGTAGACGCAGCTACAGCGCGGTTATTGAGTTTGCCAATGTTGGTGGGATGCAAGAAGGCGGAGTTGTACGCTATCGTGGCGTCAATGTCGGTAATATTTCGGCAATTCGTCCTGGATCTAATGGTGTAGAAGTCAGTGTAGAAATTGCTCCAGCTAACTTGATTATTCCACGAGATGTCCAAATTGCCGCTAACCAGTCAGGTTTGATTAGTGAAGTCAGTATTGATATTACACCTCAAAGAACACTGCCAACTGACGCAGTGACTGCACTACCTCTCGATCCTAATTGCGATCGCACGCTAATCGTTTGTCATGATGCTCGCTTACAAGGTGAAATTGGCATTAGTCTAGATCAACTCATCTCTTCTACCACCCGTTTTACAACTGCTTACAGTGACCCTAATTTTGTCAACACTGTTAATGAAGCAACAAAAAATGCCTCACAAGCAGCAGCTGGGGTAGCACAACTCACACGCGAACTTTCTGGCTTGACACGCGCAACACAACAACAAATTGGTAGCTTATCAGCCACAGCTAACTCGGTACAACGCGCAGCAGATGAAATCACAGCTTCCACAACAAGAACTGCTGCACAGTTTGGTGCAACCGCCGATCAAATTCGGTTAACGACAACTCAAGTGAATCGTCTTGTCACCAATCTTGATAATTTAGTCACAACTAACCGCACAACACTTGTGAGAGTTTTAGAAAATATTGACCAAAGTAGCGAACAACTACGTCTTACAGTTGGTGCGCTTTCACCTACTGTTGATCGCTTCACACAAGGAGAACTCATTCAAAATTTGGAAACATTATCAGCTAATGCTGCACAAGCATCCGCAAATTTGCGTGACATCTCTGCTGCTTTGAATACTCCTACTAATGTTCTTGTACTTCAACAAACTTTAGATTCTGCCAGAGTAACGTTTGAGAATACACAGAAAATTACTTCTGATTTAGACGAACTGACAGGAGATCCAGCCTTTCGTGAGAATGTGCGGCGACTGATTAATGGGTTGAGTGGTTTGGTGTCTTCTGCTGATCAGCTACAACAGCAAATCGAAGTTGCCCAAACTTTAGATTCTGTCTCCAACACCATGAAGAGTGCAAAACTCACAAATCCCGATCTTACAAAAAATGAAGTTCAGGTTGATAATTCAACTGTGGCAGCTTTACAAAGACTTGAGGATTTATTAGAGCGATCGCCTGATGCTGCAAAAACAGCAGGGACACAAGCTTTACCTAATTCCCAGGATTTTGATTCACTCGAAAGTTCACTTGAGTTGTCAGTAGAGTAG
- a CDS encoding ABC transporter ATP-binding protein has translation MMAEPIIELKGVSKAFGKNIVLDEVDLTLYQGEALAIIGPSGTGKSTILRIVAGLLAPDAGEVYIQGQMRQGLIEDATDPLSIGMVFQQAALFDSLTVEENVGFLLYQHSHLSRSRIHELVNQKLEMVGLTGVGDRYPSELSGGMRKRVSFARAIMSNPDNVKDSPTVLLYDEPTAGLDPIASTVIEDLIRHLQCSTGVCNTYAIVTHQDSTIRRTADRVVFLYQGKVQWEGSVSDIDASDNPLIQQFFSGSVEGPIHVVG, from the coding sequence ATAATGGCTGAGCCGATAATTGAACTCAAAGGCGTGAGTAAAGCATTTGGTAAAAATATCGTTTTAGATGAAGTAGATCTAACACTTTATCAAGGAGAAGCCCTGGCAATTATTGGTCCTTCGGGTACAGGGAAATCGACAATATTACGCATTGTTGCTGGACTACTAGCACCAGATGCAGGAGAAGTTTATATCCAAGGACAGATGCGCCAAGGTCTGATTGAAGACGCGACAGATCCGCTCAGCATCGGTATGGTGTTTCAGCAAGCAGCATTGTTTGATTCATTAACTGTGGAGGAAAATGTTGGTTTTTTACTCTATCAACACTCTCATCTATCGCGATCGCGGATTCATGAATTAGTGAATCAAAAGTTAGAGATGGTAGGCTTAACTGGAGTTGGCGATCGTTATCCGAGTGAACTTTCTGGTGGAATGCGCAAGCGCGTAAGTTTTGCTCGCGCAATTATGTCTAATCCAGATAATGTCAAAGACTCCCCAACAGTTTTACTGTACGATGAACCTACTGCTGGTCTTGACCCAATCGCATCTACAGTTATTGAAGATCTCATTCGACACCTACAATGTAGTACAGGAGTTTGTAATACTTACGCCATTGTGACTCACCAAGATAGTACAATCCGCCGCACTGCTGATCGAGTTGTATTTCTGTACCAAGGAAAAGTTCAGTGGGAAGGTTCTGTAAGCGATATTGATGCTTCTGACAATCCCCTGATTCAGCAATTTTTTAGCGGCAGTGTAGAAGGACCTATTCATGTTGTTGGCTAA
- a CDS encoding caspase family protein → MKRRDFLKAAGGIVAALGISELDLFRLSDRYGSAIAQSTPRKLALLIGINEYSSMPLNGCLTDVELQKELLIHRFGFQAADIVTLSNQQATRQQIEAAFLQHLIEQAQPGDVVVFHYSGYGRCIELSEQQAKQQSVAISPLAINSLVSIDSGIGSSEVPIVNDLLEETLWLMLRSLQTENVTTILDTSFYNRMTTAGVPGNLKFRSYSKIRQGQINPLELELQQQLINQIAPHKLLVPPHAALNLPGLFMTASRPDQPATEAQWSGFSAGVFTYALTQSLWEATPATTIHVSLSKASGVVEQIVGQQQPQLCGQKSQAQATAPHFVPDINVSADGVVIAVEDDGKTSELWLAGLQPMLLQYYGVNSRFKVVNSLIGSADSATQKQAQLQMRSRTGLTAKALLIAETESNTLQPGQLVQEAIRVVPRNINLNIALDPGLERIERVDATSAFSTVSIVTLVTAGEQPADYLFGRVQEKTSETQSTTTSRYGLFTLAQELIPNTAGEAGEAVKVAVQRLIPKLQTLLAAKLWRLTSNESSELNVKATLEVVSAQKQVIIQRETHHSQAKEGKTATGATPSITTASGIPSLPIGSRIKYKISNYGDRPVYLLLVGLDSSKNAIVLFPGKVIAASDSIETAPGSQNIIIAPGATLAIPQTEIDFEWILHGPPAVCETQIIFSSNKFTHTLAALDASREDLRSEEYISVLSNPLEIAQALLRDLQTASAIAPETIGAATDTYALDVNTWASFNFIYQVV, encoded by the coding sequence ATGAAGCGGCGGGATTTTTTGAAAGCGGCTGGCGGGATTGTTGCAGCCCTGGGGATAAGTGAGCTTGATTTATTCAGGTTGAGCGATCGCTACGGCTCAGCGATCGCTCAATCTACCCCACGAAAATTGGCATTATTGATAGGTATTAACGAATACTCATCTATGCCGCTTAATGGTTGTCTTACTGATGTTGAACTCCAAAAAGAACTACTCATTCACCGCTTTGGTTTTCAAGCAGCAGACATTGTTACCTTAAGCAATCAACAAGCTACTCGACAGCAAATTGAAGCAGCATTTTTGCAACACTTAATCGAACAAGCACAACCAGGAGATGTTGTCGTCTTTCACTATAGTGGTTATGGAAGATGCATCGAGTTGAGTGAACAGCAAGCTAAGCAGCAATCAGTAGCAATCTCACCTCTTGCAATTAATAGCTTGGTTTCTATAGATAGTGGGATCGGCTCTTCAGAAGTACCAATTGTTAATGACTTACTAGAAGAAACGCTGTGGTTGATGTTGCGATCGCTACAAACAGAAAATGTCACAACAATTCTCGATACTAGTTTCTACAACCGCATGACAACAGCAGGGGTTCCAGGTAACTTAAAATTTCGTTCATACTCAAAAATCAGACAAGGGCAAATTAATCCACTTGAGTTAGAACTTCAGCAGCAACTGATAAATCAGATTGCCCCTCATAAGCTACTAGTACCTCCTCATGCTGCTCTTAATTTACCAGGACTGTTTATGACCGCATCGCGTCCGGATCAACCGGCTACCGAGGCACAATGGAGTGGTTTTAGTGCAGGGGTATTTACTTATGCTTTAACTCAATCACTGTGGGAAGCAACTCCAGCAACAACAATTCACGTTAGCTTAAGCAAAGCCAGCGGAGTCGTCGAGCAAATCGTAGGTCAACAACAGCCACAACTGTGTGGTCAAAAAAGCCAAGCACAGGCTACCGCGCCTCACTTTGTGCCTGATATTAATGTTAGTGCAGATGGCGTAGTCATTGCTGTAGAAGACGATGGCAAAACATCAGAGCTATGGTTGGCAGGATTACAACCAATGCTTTTGCAATACTACGGGGTGAACTCTCGTTTTAAAGTTGTTAATTCACTGATAGGTAGCGCAGACTCAGCAACTCAAAAGCAAGCGCAGTTACAAATGCGATCGCGTACAGGTTTAACAGCAAAAGCCTTACTGATTGCTGAAACTGAAAGTAATACATTGCAACCTGGCCAATTAGTCCAAGAAGCAATTCGAGTTGTGCCGCGTAACATTAATTTAAATATAGCTTTAGATCCTGGACTTGAAAGAATTGAGCGTGTAGATGCTACTAGCGCGTTTTCCACTGTCTCAATTGTGACATTAGTTACCGCAGGAGAGCAACCAGCAGATTATTTGTTTGGTCGAGTACAAGAAAAAACATCAGAAACCCAATCAACAACTACTAGCCGTTATGGGTTGTTTACACTAGCCCAGGAGTTAATTCCTAATACTGCTGGAGAAGCAGGAGAAGCAGTTAAAGTAGCAGTACAGCGGTTGATTCCTAAGTTACAAACACTGTTAGCAGCAAAGTTGTGGCGACTCACAAGTAATGAAAGCTCTGAGTTAAATGTCAAGGCAACTCTAGAAGTTGTGAGTGCGCAAAAACAAGTTATCATTCAGCGCGAAACGCACCACTCTCAAGCTAAAGAGGGCAAAACAGCAACTGGTGCTACACCAAGTATTACTACAGCATCAGGCATTCCATCATTACCAATTGGTAGCCGGATCAAGTATAAAATTTCTAATTACGGCGATCGCCCCGTCTACTTATTGCTCGTCGGCTTAGATAGCAGCAAAAATGCGATCGTCCTTTTTCCAGGAAAGGTTATAGCAGCTAGTGATAGTATCGAGACGGCACCTGGATCGCAAAACATCATAATTGCACCAGGAGCAACTTTAGCTATACCCCAAACCGAAATTGATTTTGAATGGATACTTCACGGACCTCCTGCTGTATGCGAAACTCAAATAATCTTTAGTAGCAATAAATTCACTCACACTCTTGCCGCTTTGGATGCTTCGCGAGAAGATCTGCGCAGTGAAGAGTATATTAGTGTCTTGTCAAATCCTCTAGAAATTGCTCAAGCGCTGTTGCGTGACTTACAAACCGCCAGCGCGATCGCGCCAGAAACGATCGGTGCAGCTACCGATACTTACGCTCTAGATGTCAATACTTGGGCAAGCTTCAACTTCATTTATCAGGTAGTTTAA
- the sat gene encoding sulfate adenylyltransferase produces the protein MSYRDGIAPHGMQLINCVATPEQKQEFLDKADSLPRVQLDQRAVSDLEMIAIGGFSPLSGFMEHEDYERVVAQMRLANGLPWSIPITLSVDEAIAEPLKEGSLIRLDDTSGRFIGVLQLTQKYHYDKAKEAVNVYRTDDIKHPGVKVVYNQGSVNLAGPVWLLQRNPHSLFPKYQIDPAESRQMFKEKGWKTVVGFQTRNPIHRAHEYIQKCALETVDGLFLHPLVGATKEDDIPADVRMNCYEILLEHYYPEDRVILAINPAAMRYAGPREAIFHAIVRKNYGCTHFIVGRDHAGVGDYYGTYDAQYIFNEFESAELGITPMMFEHAFYCKRTQQMATTKTSPSKPEERVHLSGTKVREMLRRGELPPPEFSRPEVAAELAKAMRIPVEAK, from the coding sequence ATGAGTTATCGAGACGGCATCGCTCCCCACGGAATGCAGTTGATCAATTGTGTCGCCACACCTGAGCAAAAGCAAGAATTTTTAGATAAAGCTGATTCTTTACCGCGAGTCCAACTTGATCAGCGAGCTGTTTCTGACTTAGAAATGATCGCGATTGGTGGCTTTAGCCCACTGAGTGGATTTATGGAACATGAAGACTACGAACGAGTAGTTGCCCAAATGCGGTTAGCAAACGGTTTGCCCTGGTCAATTCCAATTACGTTATCAGTAGATGAAGCGATCGCCGAACCGCTTAAAGAAGGCAGCTTGATTCGTTTAGACGATACCAGTGGCCGATTTATCGGTGTCTTACAACTCACACAAAAATATCATTACGACAAAGCTAAAGAAGCTGTTAATGTTTATCGTACAGATGATATTAAGCACCCTGGTGTAAAGGTCGTCTATAATCAAGGCTCCGTCAATCTTGCCGGTCCTGTTTGGTTACTACAGCGCAATCCTCATTCTTTATTTCCTAAATACCAAATTGATCCAGCCGAATCGCGACAAATGTTTAAAGAGAAAGGCTGGAAAACAGTAGTGGGTTTTCAAACTCGTAACCCTATCCACCGCGCTCACGAGTACATTCAAAAGTGCGCGTTAGAAACTGTTGATGGATTGTTTTTGCATCCTTTAGTAGGTGCAACCAAAGAAGATGATATTCCAGCAGATGTACGCATGAACTGCTATGAAATTTTGCTAGAGCATTACTACCCTGAAGACCGCGTTATCTTAGCAATTAATCCCGCAGCAATGCGGTATGCTGGACCCCGCGAAGCAATTTTCCATGCGATCGTTCGCAAGAACTACGGTTGTACTCACTTTATTGTTGGGCGCGATCACGCAGGCGTAGGCGATTACTATGGTACGTACGACGCACAGTACATCTTTAATGAGTTTGAGTCAGCAGAGTTGGGCATTACACCAATGATGTTTGAACACGCTTTCTATTGCAAGCGTACTCAACAAATGGCAACAACAAAAACGAGTCCGAGCAAACCCGAAGAACGCGTTCACCTTTCGGGAACCAAAGTTAGAGAAATGCTCCGTCGTGGAGAGTTACCACCACCAGAATTCTCACGTCCAGAGGTAGCTGCAGAGCTAGCTAAAGCAATGCGCATACCTGTAGAAGCAAAGTAG
- a CDS encoding Lrp/AsnC family transcriptional regulator, with protein MKKVKLDSIDVQLLHLLKVDARTSIADLARALNMSAPSVSDRLHRLEESGVIQGFTIEIEPKILGYSLAFYIRIRPLPGQLLKVVSLITEIEEIVECDRITGDDCFVAKVYVKSADDLEPIIDRLIPYAQTNTSMIQASPVKRRLPRLDDYLS; from the coding sequence ATGAAAAAAGTAAAATTAGATAGTATAGACGTGCAACTGCTCCATTTACTAAAAGTAGATGCAAGAACGTCGATTGCAGATCTGGCGAGAGCGCTTAATATGTCTGCTCCGAGTGTTTCTGATCGCCTACATCGCTTAGAGGAGTCTGGAGTTATTCAAGGTTTCACAATTGAGATAGAACCAAAAATTCTTGGTTATTCTTTGGCGTTTTATATTCGGATTCGACCTTTACCTGGACAACTTTTAAAAGTCGTTTCCCTCATCACCGAAATAGAAGAAATCGTTGAATGCGATCGCATCACAGGTGATGATTGCTTCGTTGCCAAAGTGTATGTCAAGTCTGCTGATGACTTAGAACCTATCATTGATCGGCTGATACCTTACGCTCAAACAAACACATCTATGATTCAGGCATCCCCAGTCAAACGACGACTACCTAGACTAGATGACTATTTATCTTGA